DNA sequence from the candidate division KSB1 bacterium genome:
TCATCTGGGACATCGGACAACCACCGCAGGCACCCTTCAGTCGCACAGAGACGATACCGTCCTTCACCTCGACCAGCTCCACATCTCCGCCATCGCGTTGCAATGCTGGCCGAATCCTGTCGAGAACCTCTTTTACCTTCTCTTGCATAACCTTCTCCACTGTTGTTTGACGACCCTCAGGTCGTCGTCATCTCCTCTGGTTGAGCCTGTGGC
Encoded proteins:
- a CDS encoding NifU family protein, which produces MQEKVKEVLDRIRPALQRDGGDVELVEVKDGIVSVRLKGACGGCPMSQMTLKMGIEREIKKLVPEVKQVIAV